The following is a genomic window from Caldisericaceae bacterium.
AGGAGTTAACTTAGCAATTTCACTTCATTCAGCAATTCAATCAAAAAGGGATTTTTTAATGGAAGGATTAAAACATGAATCCCTAACAGATTTAAAAGACGCACTTCTATACTACATTAACAATACAAAGAATACTGTCACACTTGAATACCTTCTTCTTGATGATATTAACGACAAGAAAGAGGACCTAATAGCACTGGTTAAGTTTGCAAAAATGTTAAAAAATGTAAAAGTCAATTTAATACATTACAATAAGATTGATGGTGTTAATTTTAACGAGTCAAAAAGAGAGATCTTTTTTGAAAAAGAACTATTAAAAAACGAAATAAGAGCGACTTTAAGACTCTCAAAAGGGACCGATGTCTCTGCTGCTTGCGGGCAACTTGCCACACACATTACAACTGACCCTAAAGAATATTACATCTAATTTTTTTCATACTTTCCCTTTTCGTTCACCAAATACAAGTGTTCCAATACGCACAAGATTAGCACCTTCTTCTAATGCAATTTTATATGAATTAGACATACCCATAGAAAGAATAGGAGAATCAGTTCTAAAAAACCTTTTTGCAATAGCAGTATCAAAAATTTGCTTTGTTAATCTAAAATATGGACGTAAGTCCTCTGGATTAGAATAATTTGGCCCCATTGTCATAAAACCAGTTAATCTAATCCAATTAAATTTAGTTATTTCAAAAGACAGTTTAAGTGCATCTTCGGGCATGACGCCACTTTTTTGAGGTTCCCTTCCTGAATTAATTTCAATTAACACAGAAGTTATTTTTCCAAACTTTTCGCTTTCTTTATCTATAATAAAAGCAGTTTCTAATGAGTCAACAGTTTCTATTACGTCAAAAGTTTTAACAAGTTTTTTAATTTTTCTCTTTTGAATACTTCCTATATAGTGCCATTCAACAATATGCCCAATTGTTGAGATTTTTACTTCTGCCTCTTGCAAATAGTTTTCACCAAATACCCTAGCTCCACATTTAATTGCCTCTTGTATTTCCTCAATACTTCTTTCTTTTGTAGCAAGTAATAGCTTTGCCTTGCCATTCAACTCTTGTAGCAATTTTTCAATATTTTCACAGATTTTCCCCATCAATAAGCCTCCTTAGGATAGATAAATTTCTCTTATACCCATCTA
Proteins encoded in this region:
- a CDS encoding YggS family pyridoxal phosphate-dependent enzyme gives rise to the protein MGKICENIEKLLQELNGKAKLLLATKERSIEEIQEAIKCGARVFGENYLQEAEVKISTIGHIVEWHYIGSIQKRKIKKLVKTFDVIETVDSLETAFIIDKESEKFGKITSVLIEINSGREPQKSGVMPEDALKLSFEITKFNWIRLTGFMTMGPNYSNPEDLRPYFRLTKQIFDTAIAKRFFRTDSPILSMGMSNSYKIALEEGANLVRIGTLVFGERKGKV